A single region of the Brassica rapa cultivar Chiifu-401-42 chromosome A03, CAAS_Brap_v3.01, whole genome shotgun sequence genome encodes:
- the LOC103856236 gene encoding surface protein has product MDFHSLLRRDLQFLCKINKIPANMTNIAMADALKSLETVEGLDEYMKQSDSNVLQSPTSVAKLPPSTATRTTRRKTTAVKPEPQSSRLTTIKPLDGELDQESVIKNVKFDVAKTPAVRSTRKASCSSKAQESKKVEMVQSAYSTRRSTRLLEKCMADLSLKTKETLDKPESVEETEQEVSAQEKNPAGSEEGTEDAAVILVRDLSASMKKEWEVLKNDDDDTAPVLEHSNTEITNDNKESKNLETFESLLQVDYQVTEQVVEEKDSKPEKTNTSHEETMVDLTDGDSEAEAEEDNSGVDSDGTISEADSDQADQQEIEVATQENDSEAEKIITLDEDTMVETDGDSESEQEGDDSGIDSNGTISEADSNQVDHHETEQATHENYSETEKINAFDEDTMVEQTGGDSDTESEGDDDDSGAASDGTISEADSYQAIQGTDIADGKVILPEPEGSITAPTSPLVLEEAPVETAPVSPFVAEESVSAQFPRPNKSASKNSAMKLVDVDNTSENSMEMMMMMNVVNGESKGDEAAKKNEKVDIDEENLKDVSIRKLVKMVKKLSIKSSNNRTALQMLPGNNQIAE; this is encoded by the exons ATGGATTTCCACAGCCTTCTCAGAAGAGATCTTCAATTTCTCTGCAAGATCAACAAAATCCCAGCTAACATGACCAACATCGCCATGGCCGATGCTCTCAAATCTCTTGAGACT GTTGAAGGTCTTGATGAATACATGAAACAGTCCGACTCCAATGTTCTTCAGTCTCCAACCAGTGTAGCCAAGCTTCCGCCAAGTACTGCAACTAGAACAACCCGAAGGAAGACCACCGCTGTGAAACCTGAACCTCAGTCATCTCGTTTGACGACGATCAAGCCTCTTGATGGAGAACTGGACCAAGAAAGCGTGATCAAGAATGTCAAGTTCGATGTGGCTAAAACTCCTGCAGTGAGAAGCACAAGAAAGGCTTCTTGTAGCAGCAAAGCTCAGGAGAGTAAGAAGGTTGAGATGGTCCAGTCAGCGTACAGCACTAGGAGATCAACCAGGCTGTTGGAGAAATGTATGGCTGACCTGAGTTTAAAGACTAAAGAAACCTTGGATAAACCTGAGAGCGTTGAAGAAACAGAGCAAGAAGTGTCTGCACAGGAGAAGAATCCAGCTG GTTCAGAGGAGGGAACTGAAGATGCTGCGGTTATCTTAGTTAGAGATTTAAGTGCTTCCATGAAGAAAGAATGGGAGGTGTTGAAGAACGACGACGATGATACTGCTCCTGTCTTGGAACATTCCAACACTGAGATAACTAATGACAATAAAG AGTCCAAGAACCTTGAAACTTTCGAGAGTTTATTACAAGTCGATTATCAAGTGACAGAACAGGTTGTGGAGGAGAAAGATTCCAAGCCTGAGAAGACCAACACTTCCCATGAGGAAACAATGGTGGACCTAACCGATGGTGATTCAGAAGCTGAAGCGGAGGAAGACAATTCTGGTGTTGACTCAGACGGCACTATATCCGAAGCTGATTCAGACCAAGCTGATCAGCAAGAGATAGAAGTGGCGACTCAGGAGAATGATTCCGAGGCTGAGAAAATCATCACTCTTGATGAAGATACAATGGTGGAAACTGATGGTGATTCAGAAAGTGAGCAGGAAGGAGACGATTCTGGCATTGACTCAAATGGCACAATCTCTGAAGCTGATTCAAACCAAGTCGACCACCACGAGACAGAACAGGCGACTCATGAGAATTATTCCGAGACTGAGAAAATCAACGCTTTTGATGAAGACACAATGGTGGAACAAACTGGTGGTGATTCAGACACTGAGTCGgaaggagatgatgatgattctgGTGCTGCGTCGGATGGCACTATCTCTGAAGCTGATTCATACCAAGCCATACAGGGAACTGATATTGCTGATGGAAAGGTGATTCTACCTGAACCAGAAGGTTCTATTACGGCTCCAACTTCTCCTCTTGTGCTTGAAGAGGCTCCAGTAGAAACAGCTCCAGTATCTCCATTTGTGGCAGAAGAATCAGTCTCAGCTCAGTTTCCAAGACCAAACAAATCAGCATCAAAGAACTCGGCTATGAAACTGGTCGATGTGGATAATACGAGCGAAAACAGCatggagatgatgatgatgatgaatgttGTTAATGGAGAGAGCAAAGGTGATGAGGCTGCAAAGAAGAATGAGAAGGTGGACATTGATGAAGAGAACTTGAAAGATGTTAGCATTAGGAAACTTGTGAAGATGGTGAAGAAACTCTCTATAAAGAGTAGTAACAACAGAACTGCTTTGCAGATGTTACCTGGTAATAATCAGATTGCTGAGTAG